AGATCCGCCGCGGAGCCGACATGTTCGAGTACCTCAATGGCACGTTCTTGTTCGAATTTCTGCCGACGGTTATTCAGACAGTCGCCACGTTCGTTATCTTGTTGGTGCTCAACTGGCGGATCGCTCTGCTCTTCTCGGCGGTCATACCGCCGTACGCGGTTGTGACATACTGGCTGAACCGGCGGGTGCAGCCATTGCGCCGCAGCCGGTTCGATGGCTACGAAGTGAGCGCTTCCACGCTGACGCAGACGATCATGAATGTGGGCACGGTGCAGTCGTACGCCCAAGAAGAAGCGGAGGTGCGGCGGTTGACCGACATCCAACATAGTATCTTTACCACGGAACTGCAGGAGTGGCGGACTGTCATTCGGGTGAATTTGCTGCGCGACCTGATCATTAATCTGGGCAGGCTGGCTGTCCTGTTGGTCAGCACGACGTTCATCATGCGGCATGAAATCAGCTTGGGCAGCCTGGTGTTGTTTCTGTCGCTGTCGGAGCAGGCGTACTTTTCGCTGTTCCGGCTGTCGCGCATCTTCGACATCTCGGCTGAGGGAGCGGAGGCGATTACCCGGCTATCCACTCTGGTGAAGGAGCGGCCGGCTATTGTCTCGCCGCCCGACGCTGTACCGGTAACGCGGCTGAATGGAGGCATACACTTCGAACATGTCACATTCGCCTATACGGCTAACGGCGATGAGGCGCTAAATGACATCTCATTTGCCGTCCAGCCGGGCGAAACAGTGGCATTGGTCGGGACGAGTGGTAGCGGTAAGACAACGATCGTCAAGCTGTTGTACCGGCATTATGACGTGACCGGAGGGCGGGTGGCTATCGACGGACAGGACGTGCGCCAATTGCCGCTGTCGGAGGTCAGAGGGCAAATGGCAATCGTACCGCAGGAAGTCGATCTCTTCGACCGGACGATTCGTGACAACATCGCGTTTGCCCATCCGGGTGCGACTGATGAGCAAGTCATTCAGGCGGCCAAGCTGGCGCACGCGCATGAGTTTATTGTCCGGCTGCCTGATGGCTACAACACGCTGGTGGGAGAGCGCGGTTATCGCTTATCCGGCGGCCAACGCCAGCGGGTGGGCATTGCGCGGGCGATCCTGACTGATCCGCGGATCCTGATCTTCGACGAGGCGACCAGCCAGCTGGACAGCCAGTCCGAGCGGCTGATCCAAACGGCGCTGGACCACCTCCGGCGCGGCCGCACCACCATCCTCATCGCCCACCGGCTGAGCACGATCCAGCGGGCCGACCGGATCCTGGTCTTCGACCGGGGCCGGCTGATCGAACAGGGCGATCACGCTCGTCTGGTCTCCCGCAACGGCCTGTATGCCAGTCTGCATCGGCTGCAAGTGGAGGGAGCAGTCGTGTGATGTTCGTAAGGCGTTTCCGAATTCGGGGACGCCTTTATCTATATCGACAAACTTACCCGATTACAGTTATAATTATTAAAGACGCCTTTTGATTTCTAACCACTAACTTTGTGAGCGACTATACCATCCTGCCACTATCACAGCTGACGCCACACGATCGGCCGGTGGCTGCGGCTATCCAGGCTGAATTGGAACGGCAGCGCCATGGGCTGGAAATGATCCCATCCGAAAACTTCCCATCGCTGAATGTGCTGGCTGCGCTGGGTTCGGTATTGAATAATAAATACGCCGAGGGCTATCCGGGCAAGCGGTATTATGGCGGCACGGAATTTGTCGACACGATCGAACAGCTGGCCATTGATCGAGCGAAGCAATTATTCGGTGCCGAGCATGTTAATGTGCAACCGCTATCCGGCGCGCCGGCCAATATCGCGGTCTACTCGGCCTTGCTCGAACCGGGCGACACCGTATTAGGCATGGACCTTTCGCACGGTGGACACCTGACGCATGGCCACCCGGTCACCTGGATGTCGAAGCTGTTCAAATTCATACGTTACAAGACCACACCGACCGGTGAGATCGACTACGAACAGGTACGAGACCTGGCGCTCGAACATCACCCAAAGCTGATTCTTTGCGGCTACTCGGCTTATTCGCGCGAGATCGATTATCAAAAATTCAAGGATATTGCCGAAGAAATCGGCGCCTACACTATGGCCGATATCGCCCACCCAGCCGGCCTAGTCGCTGCCGGAGTAATGAAGAACCCGGTGCCGTTGTTTGACGTTGTCACGACGACCACCCACAAGACACTGCGCGGACCGCGTGGGGGAATGATTATGTGTCGAAACGATCTAGCCAAGAAAATCGATGCGGCGGTATTTCCCGGATTTCAGGGCGGACCGCACGAACATCAGATTGCCGCCAAGGCAATTGCCTTTGGTGAGGCGCTACAACCAGAATTCGAAGACTATGGAGCCCAGGTGCTGCGTAATGCCCGGGCGCTGGCCGAATCACTGGCGGCGGGCGGATTGCCGATTATGTTCGGTCGTACCGAAAATCATCTGGTCCTGGTTGATGTCACTTCGTTTGGTATCGGAGGCAAACAAGCTCAAGCCATATTGGACAACGTACGTATTACGGTGAATAAGAACATGATTCCAGACGACATCCGTCCGCCGATGGATCCGTCGGGTATCAGACTGGGTTCGCCGGCGCTCACCACGCGCGGTTTTACGGAATCAGATATGCGCCGGATCGGCACCGCTATTGTTGAACGACTGCGCTACCCCGACAGCGAGGAAGTGCGTGAACGCACCCTTGGCTTGGTAAAAGAATTAGCCGATATGCATCCGCTATATCCGGAGCTAAACTGATGAAATCTATCGATGGTCGAGCGCTGGCCCAACATCTCAGGAATGATATTAAAAACGAAATCACTCAATCGGGAATCAAACCCGGACTGGCTATTGTTTTAGTCGGTGATGATCCGGCCTCACAGCTATACGTCAGCCTGAAGGAACGTGCCTGCCAAGAGGTGGGCATTGTCTTCGAAAAACACCTGCTGCCGACTGATGCGCTAGCCGAGCAGGTGATTGGCTTGATTGAAGAATTAAACGAGCGCGCCGATATCCATGGCATAGTGGTTCAATTGCCACTGCCGCATCACTTGAACGAGGACAATATTATTTCCGCGATCAATCCGCTAAAAGACGCCGATGGTTTTCATCCAGACAATCTGGCCAGCTTAGCGGCCGAGAAGCCCAAGCTAATGCCGGCGCTGACTTTGAGCATTTTGGATTTGATTCATAGCACGGGTGTCAACGTGCAAGACCGGCTGGTTGTGGTACTTGCCAACAGCCGCGTTTTTTATAAACCCCAGGCTCAGGTATTGCAGCAAGCCGGTGCTCGGACAGAGTTTGTCGGCACGGACGTAACCAGTCCGTTCGTACTCGAGGCGGATATTGTTATCATTGCTCTTGGTAAGCCGGGGGTGCTGAAGGCCGAACACGTAAAAGATGGGGTAGTGATAATCGACGTGGGAATAACCAAGACAGCTCAGGGCGTGGTTGGAGATGCCGATCCGGAATCATTGGCAGCAAAATCCGGATGGCTAACCCCGGTGCCGGGTGGAGTCGGGCCAATGACAGTGGCGCACTTATTGGGCAATACTGTGCAAGCGGCGCGGATGCTGCAGGCTCACCAACCACCCCCTACTTCAAAATAAAATCTTAAGACAAGGTTCAAAGATACTACAAACTGCCCCCTCCTTTGTAAGGAGGGGGCAGTTTAAAGAATTGTGCTGCTAAGTTGGTTTGGGTTTAACCGGGGCCGAGCGGGTTGTGGTTGCTCATGACTTCGGTATAATCGTCAAAGCCATCGCCATCTGTATCACGATTGAATGGATCCGTGCCAATCGTCCGTTCGGAAGCATCGGTCAAGCCATCCTGGTCGGAGTCGACGTTAGCGTTGACGTTTGAGTTGCTATTGGTGTTGCTATTGAGGTTACTGTTAGCATTGGCATTAATATTGCTATTCAAGTTGGAAGAATTAACGTTCGAATTCCGGTCCGCGTTTGTGTTGGCGTTTCCGTTCAGATTCGTGTTGGCGTTAACGTTTTCATTCGAGTTGCCGTTAGTGTTGCTGGTATTCGTATTATCATTTAAGTTCTGATTGAGATTGCCGTTTAAGTTGCTGTTCAAATTGGAATTCAGGTTGGCATTGCTATTCCGATTGAAATTTATATTGCCAGTCGTATTGGTATTGAGATTTGAGTTATTAACAGTGGAATTCGTGTTGGAATTATCATTTTTAGCGGTCAGGTTTTGAAATAAGAAAATGGCTCCGATGACCACTCCAGCCAGGATGAGCAGAATTATTACACCAATAATAATGTACTTCTTGCGGCCGGAATTGTCCGAATATTGGGGTTCGGGCGGGCCGCCGGCAGGAGTTGTCGGCGGAACGTTTACATTCGGCATGGTGGGTGACATTGGCGGCTGCCCAATAGGAGGGGGCGTATTGCCCGGTGGGGTGATATTGGCGGGATCGTCGAACATGCTATTGTTGTTTATTTGATAACTACTAATACTATACCACAAACGCACCATTGAAACAAAATCCACGGTTGACTAAGCGGGCAGAAAACGCTAGATTTAAGAGACTCTTATTACCCAGAACCATAACATGTCCTTCTCAGTCGGCATTGTACGAACACAACCCAACATTTAGAAAGAGCAACAAACCCCAAGTTGATACCCTTTTTCTTCGAAATCAAGCTTCCCGCCACACGTAGTGCTGTGGTGCACAAAGAAACTATACATTCATAGACCATAAATAAAATCTCCCTTAGCTGGGAGTTTTTTGGTTGTAATGATACTCTTAATTGCCGACTGTTAATGAAATAGCTAACTGGATGGCAGAAAACAGCCTCTACTCCCAACCTCGTTACACTATTTCTTTACCCACCTTACGCTTACCCCAATGGTATATGGTTGCTCGAAGCTTTATAAGCGGTCATCAAGATCGTATATGGTATTTATTTTTCCAGACAATACGCTTATGAATCTAGGTTTAGTCGATAACTGACGAATAACTGTCGGTCTAGAATCATCAATTTCAGAAGCTAATAGTATTGGCTTGATCGCAAACATCGACCCCTGATAGTCAAGATTGATATTTGACACCAAATATTTTTTCGACAAACTTACCATATTCTCCCAGGCTGTAGGCGGTTTTGCGATACACGTGTTGCAATTGCCTAATTGCCGCGAAGAGCAAGTACCGTGCGATTTGGGCTGGCAAGGGAAGGACGGCTGTTCATCATATGACGCCTGTTGGGGTGTGTGCATAACCGAGGTCAACGTGTGTAATGGTTGTAAACCAAAAGGCATGATGGAAAAATATAAACCATCAGCAACAGTAAGGCCAGCGCCTTTCATTTTGCTTGATGCTTTACATAAACATACCTCGCACAACTCATATTTTATTTTGTATTTCTCAAGACCAAACCTAGCGTTTATTTGGTTCACGCTAGCATACGTGGCGTTTACAACATAAGAAGTCCTGATACTGTGCGTATTATCAAATTCTATTACGTAGTCCGTGTCATCTTTAACGATGTTGGTTAGCTCTTTATTTAGCTCAATGCTAATGTTGCTCTTGCGTGAGATTCTTTTTCGTAATTCGTTTTTCACTTTAAAAAAATCAAAGCTACACTCCTTCGTTTCGAACGCGGCCAGAGTGGAGCCTGGCACAAAGTATCTATCAGTATCACATGCGCGAATCGGAATGCCAACTTTTAGACAAAATTGGATATATTCATCAGGGCTAGTTTTCGACCTGTTTGATGAAATCGCATATATTTGTTTAAACGACGCGTTAATTGATGATTCAAAATCTCTAGCAAATCTATTGTAGTAATACGCCGTTTTTTCCGCTGTTTCTATACTACGAGGATAATGATACCCATTATGTAGTCTGGCTTGATTCACCATACTGGCCCTACCGAAAATATTGGAATCAATATCGACCACGATAATGTGTTTGTGCTTTTTGGCCAATACTAACGCAGCGTAAAGACCATATATACCAGCCCCCAATATTATTACATCACATTGTTTACGGTTCTTGATGCTTACTCGCTTGTGCATACCAGTGCTTTGCGGCATTTATTGATTCAGTTAAATCATCCGATAGATTATCGGGCTTTGGCACCATTTCTACTGAGTAATAACCGGCATATGATTTATTCATTGTTAGCGTCACTACTTCCTGGTATATTGCATTATCTACTTGAACACGTCCCAGACCTGGACTGCTAAAATGAACATGTCCGATCATCCCCACAGCGTTGGCAACCACGGTTTGTGGATCCTCCTGATTACTTATCATAGTGCCGGTATCTAAATTTATAGCTAAACCGGGTTGATGAACGTGGTTTAGAAACTCGATTACCTCCGATGAGGTAGTGAATATATCATTCTCTTGTTGACGTGGTATTGGTTCGATACAAAAAGACATGTTGTGTTTGTGAGCAAATCCTCCAATATTAACGAAGAATGCTGCAACCAAGTCATTTGTATCTTGATTTAAGTTGGGATTTAATGCGCGGTGGCGTGGAGACCCAAACACAATAGCCCGTATGCCCAGTTGTGCGCCGATTGATATAAGATGTTTGATATATCGGAGCGCGAAGTTATAGTCATCTTTATTTTGAAATATCCTGAGATCAGGATAGTTATATAGAAGCGATTGCATTGCTACTGGCCGTAAATTATTCCGTTGTAGCGTTCTTAAATAGCTTTCAATGTCTGCTCTGCTTACACTCTCGGGTTTATCCCATATGCGCGTTGGACAGATTTCCAAATAAGAAACATCCAATTGGGTGAGCAATGAGTAAATTTGATCATTAACTGATTTATCCCAAGCAATATTGGATACTGCCAAGTGAATTGTGTCAGCATTATTGTTAGTCATTTGTATAATTGTAGTACCGTGTGGACAAAAAAGCAAAAAAAAGACGGGGAACATTGCCATTCCCCGACTAACCTTCGGATTACCGCTGATGTCCCCTATGCAACTTCGGGGCAATGTTCGGCGATCATCGCATCCGCCGCGCGATAGAGATCGTCGATCGTTCCCGAGTTGTCGATCAGCACATCGGCTACCGGCTCGATGTCGGGCACGTGCCAAGCGACTTTCCGCTCATCACGTGGCAGCAGATAGGCCTTGGCCTCCTCGATGCTGGCCAAGTTCTCGCGAATGACCTGCCGTTCGAGGCGGATCTCCTGAGACATGTTCACCCAGACGATGACGGCCCGGCTGCCAATCTGCTCGCGCATATAGAGACCGAGGTCTGGCCCATAGAGACTCTCCAGGCAGCAGCATTCGATACCGTTCTCGTTCACCCACCGTAGGAACTGCTTCGTGAACTCCTCGTGAAGCCAACGGGGGCGCTCAAACGCGGCTCGCTCGTTCCACTCCACGAAGTCACCGGAGTGTCCCTCGTTTTCCATCACCATCCTCATGAATGTGACGATCTTGAGCCTCGTGATGCCCTTCGAATCGAGGTAGCGGCCGAACGTGCTCTTTCCAGATTCGCTCATGCCGCCGATCAGGAACACCTTCTTCATGATCCCTCCTCCATCAATAGTCGGGTCTGTTCTTCAGATTCCGCCGGCGTGTGAGGCCCGTGTGCCACGTTTCTGATAATGCTTTCAGCCCATAGCATGCGGATACCGGAAGCCGGCTCCCTCTTGCCGATGATTTCTCGCACTTTGCGAATGGCGTCTTCACCCTCCACGATGAAGATGTGTAAGGGTGCCGAAGCCATGAACTCGACCAGCTCAGGAAAGTAGTCACGGTGAGAAAATTCTCGATACAGTTCGGTGGCAGTTGCGACCGTGATCGTCTTCCTTCTCTCCTCGACGACTCTTAACTGAGCAGCC
This sequence is a window from Patescibacteria group bacterium. Protein-coding genes within it:
- a CDS encoding ABC transporter ATP-binding protein, producing MLRSHWRKLKTTVEPLVVSGRRLIVPTCLLIAAVQAMQFAGPYLFKYVIDGLATGVAGRPVRLIWISFGVWMLLGVVKKYRDEHIFTYLLLLQKHLPLQAAAKLVSLPLGYHEQNNTGSTINKIRRGADMFEYLNGTFLFEFLPTVIQTVATFVILLVLNWRIALLFSAVIPPYAVVTYWLNRRVQPLRRSRFDGYEVSASTLTQTIMNVGTVQSYAQEEAEVRRLTDIQHSIFTTELQEWRTVIRVNLLRDLIINLGRLAVLLVSTTFIMRHEISLGSLVLFLSLSEQAYFSLFRLSRIFDISAEGAEAITRLSTLVKERPAIVSPPDAVPVTRLNGGIHFEHVTFAYTANGDEALNDISFAVQPGETVALVGTSGSGKTTIVKLLYRHYDVTGGRVAIDGQDVRQLPLSEVRGQMAIVPQEVDLFDRTIRDNIAFAHPGATDEQVIQAAKLAHAHEFIVRLPDGYNTLVGERGYRLSGGQRQRVGIARAILTDPRILIFDEATSQLDSQSERLIQTALDHLRRGRTTILIAHRLSTIQRADRILVFDRGRLIEQGDHARLVSRNGLYASLHRLQVEGAVV
- the glyA gene encoding serine hydroxymethyltransferase — encoded protein: MLPLSQLTPHDRPVAAAIQAELERQRHGLEMIPSENFPSLNVLAALGSVLNNKYAEGYPGKRYYGGTEFVDTIEQLAIDRAKQLFGAEHVNVQPLSGAPANIAVYSALLEPGDTVLGMDLSHGGHLTHGHPVTWMSKLFKFIRYKTTPTGEIDYEQVRDLALEHHPKLILCGYSAYSREIDYQKFKDIAEEIGAYTMADIAHPAGLVAAGVMKNPVPLFDVVTTTTHKTLRGPRGGMIMCRNDLAKKIDAAVFPGFQGGPHEHQIAAKAIAFGEALQPEFEDYGAQVLRNARALAESLAAGGLPIMFGRTENHLVLVDVTSFGIGGKQAQAILDNVRITVNKNMIPDDIRPPMDPSGIRLGSPALTTRGFTESDMRRIGTAIVERLRYPDSEEVRERTLGLVKELADMHPLYPELN
- a CDS encoding bifunctional 5,10-methylenetetrahydrofolate dehydrogenase/5,10-methenyltetrahydrofolate cyclohydrolase encodes the protein MKSIDGRALAQHLRNDIKNEITQSGIKPGLAIVLVGDDPASQLYVSLKERACQEVGIVFEKHLLPTDALAEQVIGLIEELNERADIHGIVVQLPLPHHLNEDNIISAINPLKDADGFHPDNLASLAAEKPKLMPALTLSILDLIHSTGVNVQDRLVVVLANSRVFYKPQAQVLQQAGARTEFVGTDVTSPFVLEADIVIIALGKPGVLKAEHVKDGVVIIDVGITKTAQGVVGDADPESLAAKSGWLTPVPGGVGPMTVAHLLGNTVQAARMLQAHQPPPTSK
- a CDS encoding FAD-dependent oxidoreductase, producing MPQSTGMHKRVSIKNRKQCDVIILGAGIYGLYAALVLAKKHKHIIVVDIDSNIFGRASMVNQARLHNGYHYPRSIETAEKTAYYYNRFARDFESSINASFKQIYAISSNRSKTSPDEYIQFCLKVGIPIRACDTDRYFVPGSTLAAFETKECSFDFFKVKNELRKRISRKSNISIELNKELTNIVKDDTDYVIEFDNTHSIRTSYVVNATYASVNQINARFGLEKYKIKYELCEVCLCKASSKMKGAGLTVADGLYFSIMPFGLQPLHTLTSVMHTPQQASYDEQPSFPCQPKSHGTCSSRQLGNCNTCIAKPPTAWENMVSLSKKYLVSNINLDYQGSMFAIKPILLASEIDDSRPTVIRQLSTKPRFISVLSGKINTIYDLDDRL
- a CDS encoding TIM barrel protein, coding for MTNNNADTIHLAVSNIAWDKSVNDQIYSLLTQLDVSYLEICPTRIWDKPESVSRADIESYLRTLQRNNLRPVAMQSLLYNYPDLRIFQNKDDYNFALRYIKHLISIGAQLGIRAIVFGSPRHRALNPNLNQDTNDLVAAFFVNIGGFAHKHNMSFCIEPIPRQQENDIFTTSSEVIEFLNHVHQPGLAINLDTGTMISNQEDPQTVVANAVGMIGHVHFSSPGLGRVQVDNAIYQEVVTLTMNKSYAGYYSVEMVPKPDNLSDDLTESINAAKHWYAQASKHQEP
- a CDS encoding nucleoside-diphosphate kinase, with the translated sequence MCAVERSMLLVKPDGVAKGLVDRIRELIVAAQLRVVEERRKTITVATATELYREFSHRDYFPELVEFMASAPLHIFIVEGEDAIRKVREIIGKREPASGIRMLWAESIIRNVAHGPHTPAESEEQTRLLMEEGS